In a genomic window of Flavobacterium crassostreae:
- a CDS encoding DUF1697 domain-containing protein, whose product MTTHLALLRGINVSGHNKIKMEILKTTLQNIGFQNVVTYIQSGNVFITTPEQSPAKVGFIIKQELFKAFGYDVPVIVLGISDLQKCFTNNPFLKEKEVDLKKLYVAFVSKELQPQSSNDLKISQFKPDLASIDSNRIFIKYAVGAGKTRLDQKYIEKKLQLTATIRNWNTVTNLLELYQNIQNNPAEQV is encoded by the coding sequence ATGACAACACACCTTGCATTACTACGTGGCATCAATGTTTCCGGACACAATAAGATTAAAATGGAGATTTTAAAAACCACCTTACAAAACATAGGCTTTCAGAATGTGGTAACGTACATCCAATCCGGAAATGTTTTTATAACCACCCCCGAACAAAGCCCAGCCAAAGTAGGTTTTATCATCAAACAAGAACTCTTTAAAGCATTTGGTTATGATGTTCCAGTTATTGTTTTAGGCATTTCGGATTTACAAAAATGTTTTACCAACAATCCTTTTTTGAAAGAAAAAGAGGTAGATCTAAAAAAATTATACGTCGCTTTTGTCTCCAAAGAACTACAACCCCAAAGCAGCAATGATTTAAAAATCAGCCAATTCAAGCCCGATTTAGCCAGTATTGATAGCAACAGGATTTTTATAAAATATGCCGTAGGAGCCGGAAAAACAAGATTGGATCAAAAATACATAGAAAAAAAACTCCAGCTCACCGCAACCATTCGCAACTGGAATACCGTTACTAATTTGCTAGAATTATACCAAAATATCCAAAATAACCCAGCAGAACAGGTATAA
- a CDS encoding ATP-dependent helicase has protein sequence MQQYISQLNEAQREPVLQKEGPMIIIAGAGSGKTRVLTIRIAYLMQQGIDAFNILSLTFTNKAAREMKKRISDIVGSGEAKNLWMGTFHSVFAKILRSEAALLGYPSNFTIYDSQDSLRAISGIIKEMQLDRDVYKPKQVLGRISNFKNNLITVKAYFKDKELQEADAMSKKPRMGEIYEKYVEKCFKSGAMDFDDLLLKTNELLTRYPEVLSKYQNRFRYIMVDEYQDTNHSQYLIVRALSDKFQNICVVGDDAQSIYAFRGANINNILNFQKDYEGVKTFKLEQNYRSTRNIVEAANTIIDKNKIKLDKIVWTANEFGPKIKVHRSMTDAEEGRFVASTIFEQKMQNQLTNGQFAILYRTNAQSRAMEDALRKRDIPYRIYGGLSFYQRKEIKDVLCYLRLVINPKDEEALMRVINYPTRGIGDTTLEKLVVAANHYKRSIFEIMQNIDKIDLKLNAGTKQKLKDFVLMILSFQAIDQNHDAFYVTEHVAKKTGLIQELKKDATPEGMAKIQNIEELLNGLKDFIEGQKEIDGARGALAEFMEDVALATDLDKDTNDENRVALMTIHLAKGLEFPHVFVVGMEEDLFPSAMSMSTRSELEEERRLFYVALTRAEHQAYLTYSQSRYRWGKLTDSEPSRFIEEIDGQFLEYLTPAESNYRYNPLIDKDIFGDVDKSKMRLSKPSSGIPPKKMAPKDPKLEPSVRKLKPLAANAPSGPNLFDNNLAMGNIVLHERFGKGQIISIEGVGADKKAEIKFEVGGIKKLLLRFAKLDVIG, from the coding sequence ATGCAACAATATATTTCTCAACTTAACGAAGCGCAGCGCGAACCCGTTTTACAAAAAGAAGGGCCAATGATTATTATTGCTGGTGCGGGTTCCGGTAAAACACGTGTACTGACCATCCGAATTGCCTATTTAATGCAACAAGGCATTGATGCTTTTAATATTCTATCGCTAACCTTTACCAACAAGGCCGCACGTGAGATGAAAAAAAGAATTTCGGATATTGTAGGCTCTGGTGAGGCCAAAAACCTTTGGATGGGAACGTTTCACTCTGTTTTTGCAAAAATTCTTCGGTCCGAAGCTGCCTTATTGGGCTACCCATCTAATTTTACCATCTATGACTCACAAGATTCTCTACGAGCAATTTCGGGTATTATCAAAGAAATGCAATTGGATAGAGATGTATATAAACCCAAACAAGTTTTGGGGCGGATTTCTAATTTTAAAAACAATTTAATTACCGTAAAAGCCTATTTCAAGGATAAAGAACTGCAAGAGGCAGATGCCATGTCCAAAAAACCTCGGATGGGCGAAATTTATGAAAAATACGTAGAAAAATGCTTTAAATCTGGGGCGATGGATTTTGATGATTTGTTGCTAAAAACCAATGAATTACTCACTCGATATCCAGAGGTTTTGTCTAAATATCAAAACCGTTTTAGATACATAATGGTAGATGAGTACCAAGATACCAACCACTCCCAATACTTAATTGTGAGGGCTTTATCGGATAAATTTCAGAATATTTGCGTGGTAGGAGATGATGCCCAAAGTATTTATGCCTTTAGAGGGGCAAATATTAACAATATTTTGAATTTTCAAAAAGATTACGAAGGCGTAAAAACCTTTAAATTAGAACAAAATTACCGATCTACTCGCAACATAGTAGAGGCAGCCAATACCATTATAGATAAGAATAAAATAAAACTAGATAAAATTGTTTGGACCGCAAACGAATTTGGACCAAAAATAAAAGTACACCGCAGCATGACAGATGCTGAAGAAGGCCGTTTTGTAGCCAGTACTATTTTTGAACAAAAAATGCAAAACCAACTCACTAACGGGCAATTTGCTATTTTATATAGAACCAATGCCCAATCCAGAGCCATGGAAGATGCATTACGCAAAAGAGACATACCGTATCGGATCTACGGCGGATTGTCTTTTTACCAACGAAAAGAGATCAAAGACGTACTCTGTTATTTAAGACTAGTGATCAACCCCAAAGACGAAGAGGCTTTGATGCGAGTAATTAATTATCCTACAAGAGGGATAGGAGATACTACACTAGAAAAACTAGTAGTGGCTGCCAACCATTACAAACGATCTATATTTGAAATCATGCAAAATATAGATAAAATAGACCTTAAATTAAATGCCGGAACCAAACAAAAACTCAAAGATTTTGTGTTGATGATTTTGAGTTTTCAGGCTATAGATCAAAATCACGATGCTTTTTATGTTACAGAACATGTTGCCAAAAAAACCGGATTAATTCAAGAACTAAAAAAAGATGCAACGCCAGAGGGAATGGCTAAAATTCAGAATATAGAAGAATTATTAAACGGACTAAAAGATTTTATCGAAGGACAAAAAGAAATTGATGGCGCTCGAGGTGCTTTGGCTGAATTTATGGAAGATGTGGCCTTGGCTACAGATTTAGATAAAGATACCAATGACGAAAATAGAGTAGCCCTAATGACCATACATCTTGCAAAAGGCTTGGAGTTTCCGCATGTATTTGTGGTAGGTATGGAAGAAGATTTGTTTCCGAGTGCCATGAGTATGAGCACCCGAAGCGAGTTAGAAGAAGAACGCCGTTTGTTTTATGTAGCCTTAACTAGAGCAGAACATCAAGCATATTTAACGTATTCACAATCCAGATACCGCTGGGGAAAATTAACAGATAGTGAACCTTCCCGTTTTATTGAAGAAATAGATGGACAGTTTTTAGAATACCTCACTCCTGCAGAATCCAATTACCGCTACAATCCTTTGATTGACAAAGATATTTTTGGAGATGTGGATAAGTCTAAAATGCGATTATCAAAGCCATCCAGTGGTATTCCACCCAAAAAAATGGCACCCAAAGATCCCAAATTAGAACCTTCTGTGCGAAAATTAAAACCACTTGCAGCAAATGCTCCCTCTGGACCCAATTTGTTTGACAATAACTTGGCCATGGGTAATATTGTATTGCACGAACGTTTTGGTAAAGGACAAATAATTAGCATTGAAGGAGTAGGAGCAGACAAAAAAGCCGAAATAAAATTTGAAGTTGGCGGCATCAAAAAATTGCTTTTACGGTTTGCCAAACTCGATGTTATAGGATAA
- the tsaE gene encoding tRNA (adenosine(37)-N6)-threonylcarbamoyltransferase complex ATPase subunit type 1 TsaE translates to MECIFSLKDLDSVAAQVVAQNPNKILLFQGEMGAGKTTFIKQLCKTLGVTEPTSSPTFSLVNEYQTTTNQTIYHFDFYRINSQNEALDIGAEEYFYSGNWCFIEWADKVADLIPEGATTITITVLPEGNRLLQMSPSGI, encoded by the coding sequence ATGGAATGCATATTTTCATTAAAAGACCTAGACTCTGTAGCAGCACAAGTGGTGGCTCAAAACCCTAATAAAATACTTTTGTTTCAAGGCGAAATGGGAGCTGGCAAAACCACTTTTATCAAACAATTGTGCAAAACACTAGGAGTTACAGAACCTACAAGTAGTCCAACCTTTTCTTTAGTTAACGAATACCAAACCACTACAAATCAAACTATTTATCATTTTGATTTTTATAGAATCAACAGCCAAAACGAAGCCCTAGATATCGGTGCCGAAGAGTATTTCTATTCTGGCAATTGGTGCTTTATTGAATGGGCAGATAAGGTCGCTGACCTAATTCCAGAAGGCGCGACCACCATTACCATTACGGTATTGCCAGAGGGCAATCGTTTGTTACAAATGAGCCCATCTGGGATCTAA
- a CDS encoding M1 family metallopeptidase, translating into MKYLLVLIATATFAQQTQWVDFKSVTAKISLNPIEKSVSGLVAYTFDVLQPTDTIKIDAQNMQLDHVMLDNHAVTFVNTKKQLLLVQAFPKGSYSLSFNYTAQPKQALYFVGSTQNTNLQIWTQGQGRYTSNWFPSFDDVNEKLVFNLEVDYDSDYEVVSNGVLTSKTAHNGTCSWKYTMKNPMSSYLLMLAVGKYQIHHQKAKSGVPLDWYLEPKDSSKYEPTYRHATAIFDFLEKEIGVPYPWQIYKQLPVRDFLYAGMENTSATLFSRRYVVDSIGFEDRNYTNIHAHELAHQWFGNLITAQSGKHHWLQEGFATYYAWLAEREIYGDDYFYHQLHQAAQQIKYASRTDSIPVLHAKASSLSFYQKGAWALFVLHQSIGDRAFQKVVRNYLEKYAYKTVTTADFFEEITKVTKFNTQAYSKVWLESVVFNTQQANELLLKNKSIQKLFEVEKLKNKPLADKAALFAEILQGDAYFEVKKAIVNQLKTEKIEAKSGLLLAALATNNVPLRQAVALTLPIIPATFRSAYQTLLQDKSYQTQEIALYYLWRNFPEMRVVYLEQTQDAIGFNDYNLKILWLSLALATPEYSADKTMLSEALVAFSSADYETITRQNALQKLLALEILNNTVLKNLVGATTHHTWQFSKFGRDSIRLLLQKPAIRASFEAILPSLDPKEQFQLNRLLLER; encoded by the coding sequence ATGAAATATCTTTTAGTATTAATCGCCACAGCAACTTTTGCGCAACAAACCCAATGGGTAGATTTTAAATCCGTAACCGCAAAAATCAGCTTAAACCCAATAGAGAAATCCGTTTCGGGATTGGTGGCCTATACTTTTGATGTTTTGCAGCCCACAGATACCATAAAAATAGATGCCCAAAATATGCAATTGGATCACGTAATGCTAGACAACCATGCCGTTACGTTTGTAAACACCAAAAAACAACTACTATTGGTTCAGGCTTTTCCAAAAGGGAGCTACAGCCTTAGTTTTAATTATACAGCCCAGCCCAAACAGGCATTGTACTTTGTGGGATCTACCCAAAATACTAATTTACAAATTTGGACCCAAGGACAAGGACGGTACACCAGCAACTGGTTTCCTAGTTTTGATGATGTTAATGAGAAACTCGTATTTAATTTAGAGGTGGATTATGATTCGGATTATGAGGTAGTTTCAAACGGAGTTTTGACCTCCAAAACGGCACACAACGGCACATGTTCTTGGAAATACACCATGAAAAACCCAATGAGTTCTTATTTATTAATGCTTGCTGTAGGAAAATACCAGATACACCATCAAAAAGCCAAATCAGGCGTGCCCTTGGATTGGTATCTAGAACCAAAAGACAGCAGCAAGTACGAACCCACTTACAGACATGCTACTGCGATTTTTGATTTTTTAGAAAAAGAAATCGGCGTGCCCTATCCGTGGCAAATTTACAAACAACTACCAGTTCGGGATTTTTTGTATGCTGGAATGGAGAATACCTCGGCCACTCTTTTTTCGAGAAGGTATGTAGTAGACAGCATTGGTTTTGAAGACAGAAATTATACCAACATCCACGCCCATGAATTAGCGCACCAATGGTTTGGAAACCTCATCACTGCCCAGAGCGGAAAACACCATTGGTTGCAAGAAGGTTTTGCGACCTACTACGCTTGGTTAGCAGAGCGAGAAATATACGGAGACGATTATTTTTACCACCAATTGCATCAAGCAGCACAACAAATTAAATACGCCTCCAGAACCGACAGTATTCCGGTATTGCACGCCAAGGCTAGTTCGTTGAGTTTTTATCAAAAAGGTGCTTGGGCACTTTTTGTTTTGCACCAAAGCATAGGAGATAGGGCATTCCAAAAAGTGGTACGAAATTACCTAGAAAAATATGCTTATAAAACGGTAACTACCGCAGATTTTTTTGAAGAGATCACCAAGGTTACCAAATTTAACACCCAAGCCTATAGTAAAGTATGGCTTGAGTCTGTAGTGTTTAATACCCAACAAGCCAATGAATTGCTGCTAAAAAATAAAAGCATACAAAAACTATTTGAAGTAGAAAAACTAAAAAATAAACCCCTAGCGGATAAAGCGGCTTTGTTTGCAGAGATACTACAAGGAGATGCCTATTTTGAAGTAAAAAAAGCAATTGTAAACCAATTAAAAACAGAAAAAATAGAAGCTAAATCCGGTTTGTTATTAGCTGCCTTGGCTACAAATAATGTTCCGTTGCGCCAAGCTGTTGCCCTGACTTTGCCTATAATTCCAGCAACGTTTAGATCCGCATACCAAACCTTGTTGCAGGATAAATCCTATCAGACTCAAGAAATTGCATTGTATTATTTATGGCGTAATTTTCCAGAAATGCGGGTGGTTTATTTAGAGCAAACACAAGATGCCATAGGGTTTAATGATTATAATTTAAAGATACTATGGTTGTCTTTGGCGTTGGCTACTCCAGAGTATTCCGCAGACAAAACCATGCTGTCCGAGGCATTGGTTGCTTTTTCTTCGGCAGATTATGAGACTATAACCAGACAAAATGCATTACAAAAATTATTAGCCTTAGAGATACTAAACAATACGGTTTTAAAAAATTTAGTAGGTGCAACAACACACCACACATGGCAATTTTCAAAATTTGGTAGAGATAGCATACGGTTGTTGCTCCAAAAACCAGCAATCCGAGCTTCATTTGAGGCCATACTACCCAGCCTAGACCCTAAGGAACAATTCCAGCTTAATCGTTTGTTGCTCGAGCGTTAA
- a CDS encoding L-threonylcarbamoyladenylate synthase, whose product MAQFIKIYQDKPNEAAIAKVVKVLKQGGLIIYPTDTVYGLGCDITNTKALERIAKIKGVKLDKANFSFVCHDLSNISDYVKQIDTATFKILKRALPGPYTFILPGNNNLPKEFKKKTTVGIRVPNNNIALEIVRQLGNPIVSTSIHDEDAVIEYTTDPELIFEKWQNLVDLVIDGGYGDNVGSTIIDLSGEEAVVIREGKGAIDII is encoded by the coding sequence ATGGCACAGTTTATAAAGATTTATCAAGACAAACCCAATGAAGCGGCCATAGCCAAAGTAGTTAAGGTTTTAAAACAAGGCGGTTTAATTATTTATCCTACAGATACGGTGTATGGTTTGGGGTGCGATATTACAAATACCAAGGCTTTAGAACGCATTGCAAAAATTAAAGGAGTTAAGTTAGATAAGGCTAATTTTTCTTTTGTATGCCATGATTTAAGCAATATTTCGGATTATGTGAAGCAAATTGATACCGCTACTTTTAAAATTTTAAAAAGAGCATTACCAGGGCCATACACTTTTATTTTGCCCGGAAATAATAATTTGCCTAAAGAGTTCAAGAAAAAAACTACAGTAGGAATACGGGTGCCCAACAACAATATTGCTTTAGAGATCGTACGGCAATTAGGCAATCCTATTGTTTCGACCTCTATCCATGATGAAGATGCTGTTATTGAATACACCACAGATCCTGAACTTATTTTTGAAAAATGGCAAAATCTAGTAGATTTAGTTATTGATGGCGGCTATGGAGACAATGTAGGTTCTACAATAATAGACTTATCTGGCGAAGAAGCGGTGGTAATTAGAGAAGGAAAAGGCGCTATAGATATAATTTAA
- a CDS encoding bifunctional response regulator/alkaline phosphatase family protein: MNMIKILWVDDEIDYLKPHILFLEKKNYAVTTCNNGRDAIAIFENENFDVVFLDENMPGMSGLETLSEMKEKNSAIPMIMITKSEEEYLMEEAIGSKIADYLIKPVNPNQILLSLKKNLDHSRLISQKTTLDYQKEFRKITLEMGQVNAYEDWIELYKKLIFWELQLETIKDQSMVEILESQKAEANSMFGKFIERNYEDWFLPKADKPILSHNLFRELVVPEIVKKDKPVLFVVIDNLRYDQWKTFESVVTEYYKLEKEVPYYAILPTATQYARNAIFSGLMPLDMEKQFPQYWKNDPEEGGKNLHEAAFLTAQLKRLGLQIKEEYFKITNLASGKKLVENFKTLKDHDLVTVVYNFVDMLSHAKTEMEVVKELAADDKAYRSLTLSWFKNSPLLEIIQQAQKLGFKLILTTDHGTINVKNPSKVVGDKNTSLNLRYKTGRSLTYEYKDVYAVKDPKKIGLPAINMSSSYIFAKNDLFLAYVNNYNHYVGYYKNTYQHGGISLEEMIIPCLVFNPK; encoded by the coding sequence ATGAACATGATAAAAATACTGTGGGTGGATGATGAGATTGATTATTTAAAGCCGCACATTTTGTTTCTGGAGAAAAAAAACTATGCCGTAACTACCTGTAATAACGGTAGGGATGCTATTGCTATTTTTGAAAATGAGAATTTTGATGTGGTGTTTTTGGACGAAAATATGCCCGGCATGAGTGGGCTGGAAACGCTCTCGGAGATGAAGGAAAAAAACAGTGCCATCCCCATGATTATGATCACTAAGAGTGAAGAAGAGTATCTTATGGAGGAGGCGATTGGCTCTAAGATTGCGGATTATTTGATTAAACCGGTTAATCCGAATCAAATTTTGCTGAGTTTAAAGAAAAACTTGGATCATTCGCGATTGATTTCGCAAAAAACTACGCTAGATTACCAAAAGGAATTTAGAAAAATTACCCTAGAAATGGGTCAAGTAAACGCGTATGAAGATTGGATTGAGCTGTACAAAAAATTGATTTTCTGGGAGCTACAATTAGAGACTATCAAGGACCAAAGTATGGTTGAAATTCTAGAATCTCAAAAAGCGGAGGCCAACTCGATGTTTGGCAAATTTATTGAACGCAATTATGAAGATTGGTTTTTGCCTAAGGCAGACAAGCCTATTTTGTCTCACAATTTGTTTAGAGAATTGGTAGTTCCGGAGATTGTAAAGAAAGATAAACCGGTGCTTTTTGTGGTTATTGATAATCTGCGTTATGACCAATGGAAAACATTTGAAAGTGTGGTTACGGAATATTATAAACTAGAAAAAGAAGTGCCTTATTATGCTATTTTGCCCACTGCTACACAGTATGCTCGTAACGCTATTTTTTCGGGATTGATGCCCTTGGATATGGAAAAACAGTTTCCGCAATACTGGAAAAACGATCCCGAGGAAGGTGGCAAAAACCTGCACGAAGCCGCGTTTTTGACTGCCCAATTAAAACGTTTGGGATTACAGATTAAGGAAGAATATTTTAAAATTACCAATCTAGCCTCTGGTAAAAAACTGGTAGAGAATTTTAAAACCCTCAAAGACCATGATTTAGTAACGGTGGTTTATAATTTTGTAGATATGCTCTCTCATGCCAAAACCGAAATGGAAGTAGTCAAGGAACTTGCCGCAGATGACAAGGCGTATCGGTCTCTTACCTTGAGTTGGTTTAAAAATTCGCCTTTGTTAGAGATTATTCAGCAGGCACAAAAATTAGGTTTTAAGCTCATTCTGACCACGGATCACGGTACGATTAATGTCAAAAATCCGTCAAAGGTAGTAGGCGACAAAAACACAAGCTTGAACCTGCGTTACAAAACCGGACGTAGTCTGACCTATGAATACAAAGATGTTTATGCAGTCAAAGATCCTAAAAAAATAGGTTTGCCTGCCATAAATATGAGTAGTTCTTATATTTTTGCCAAAAATGATTTATTCTTGGCCTATGTCAATAATTACAACCATTATGTGGGGTATTACAAGAATACCTACCAACATGGCGGTATTTCTTTAGAAGAAATGATTATTCCTTGTTTGGTTTTTAACCCAAAATAA
- a CDS encoding sulfite exporter TauE/SafE family protein yields METYLLILLCLAAFAAGFIDAIVGGGGLIQTPAGLILLPNLPVSTVIGTLKIPAFSGTSFAAYQYLKKVNLNWRLLFIMMGLAVPAAFLGSTLLTYVSNDFMKPLLLFVLSLLAVYTYAKKNFGQQLTQTISDSKRLLHAVLISFIVGFYDGFIGPGTGSFFVVAFISLMGFDFLHASANAKMVNLATNFGSICLFMFKGKIIWTIALPMAASNAIGGWLGAKLAINKGNGFIRIFFLVVVVGTLLRFAYDIFWKS; encoded by the coding sequence ATGGAAACATACCTATTGATTTTACTTTGTTTAGCTGCTTTTGCAGCTGGTTTTATTGATGCTATTGTAGGTGGAGGTGGGCTCATCCAAACTCCAGCAGGGCTTATTTTGTTGCCTAATTTACCGGTTTCGACCGTTATTGGCACCCTCAAAATCCCGGCCTTTAGCGGTACGTCTTTTGCAGCATACCAGTACCTCAAAAAAGTAAATCTAAATTGGCGTTTGCTCTTTATAATGATGGGCTTGGCAGTGCCTGCAGCTTTTTTGGGGTCGACCTTGCTCACCTATGTTAGCAATGATTTTATGAAACCCTTGTTGCTTTTTGTTTTGTCTTTATTGGCTGTTTATACGTATGCCAAAAAAAACTTTGGCCAACAGCTTACGCAAACTATTTCGGACTCCAAACGTTTGCTTCATGCAGTACTAATTAGCTTTATAGTAGGTTTTTATGATGGATTTATTGGTCCCGGAACCGGAAGTTTTTTTGTAGTAGCCTTTATTTCCTTAATGGGATTTGATTTTCTTCATGCTTCTGCAAATGCCAAAATGGTAAATCTAGCAACCAATTTTGGGTCAATTTGTCTTTTTATGTTCAAAGGAAAAATTATTTGGACCATAGCCTTACCCATGGCAGCAAGTAATGCTATTGGTGGTTGGTTGGGAGCCAAATTGGCTATAAATAAAGGCAATGGATTTATCCGAATCTTTTTTTTGGTGGTTGTGGTCGGAACCTTACTTCGGTTTGCGTATGATATTTTTTGGAAATCCTAA
- a CDS encoding diphthine--ammonia ligase — MKKKALFNWSSGKDATLALYKILQDPDFEVCTLVTSVNQPLQRISMHGVRVELLHQQAASIGLPLEIMQIPEMPTMEVYEQVMTTTLTKLQQQGINYSIFGDIFLEDLRRYREDKLAILGFKAVFPLWKKPTLDLLEEFLNLGFKTIVVCVNERYLDKSFVGRIIDSQFIADLPEGVDVCGENGEFHTFSFDGPIFATPIAFTLGETVYRKYEKPKTQQTSTAACTTNTSDEAWEYGFWYCDLLPA, encoded by the coding sequence TTGAAAAAGAAAGCCTTATTTAACTGGAGTAGCGGAAAAGATGCTACTTTGGCCTTATATAAAATACTACAAGACCCAGATTTTGAAGTCTGTACGTTAGTAACTAGCGTAAACCAACCATTGCAGCGTATATCCATGCATGGGGTTCGGGTAGAGTTATTACACCAACAAGCAGCCAGCATTGGCTTACCGCTTGAAATCATGCAAATTCCTGAAATGCCGACCATGGAGGTTTATGAGCAAGTAATGACCACAACCCTTACTAAACTACAACAACAGGGGATTAACTATTCTATCTTTGGAGATATATTTTTGGAAGATTTGCGCCGCTATCGCGAAGACAAACTGGCTATTTTGGGTTTTAAAGCTGTTTTTCCGTTATGGAAAAAACCTACTCTGGATTTGTTAGAGGAGTTTTTGAATCTTGGTTTTAAAACTATAGTTGTTTGTGTTAATGAACGCTATTTGGATAAAAGTTTTGTAGGCAGAATAATTGATTCTCAATTTATTGCTGATTTGCCTGAAGGTGTGGATGTTTGTGGCGAAAATGGCGAATTTCATACCTTTAGCTTTGACGGCCCTATTTTTGCGACTCCAATTGCTTTTACACTTGGCGAAACGGTGTATCGAAAATACGAAAAACCCAAAACACAACAAACCAGCACTGCCGCTTGTACTACCAATACCTCGGATGAGGCTTGGGAGTATGGTTTTTGGTATTGCGATTTACTGCCTGCTTAA
- a CDS encoding alanine dehydrogenase: MSISLSPFTKEQLLPQEEKLEVARHKSELFIGIPNETCYQERRICLTPDAVNSLVNNGHRVMIEAGAGENSSYSDKEYSDAGAEVTQDTRKVFGCPMLLKVGTPTLAEIEMMHNQTILISSIQLKTKDKAYFEALSKKKITALAFEYIKDQDGSYPAVRCSSEIAGTASILIAAELMITNEFGKGLLFGNITGVAPTEVVILGAGTVGEFAAKTALGLGATVKVFDNSITKLRRLQNNLNQRIFTSTIQSKAVLKALRRCDVAIGAIRGKERCPVVVSETMVEHMKHGAVIVDVSIDTGGCFETSEVTTHEKPTFIKNNVLHYCVPNIPSRYSKTASLSISNILSPFIMKIAEDGGIESALRCDSGLKNGVYMYHGILTNKAIGDWFDLPNNDINLIVF, encoded by the coding sequence ATGTCCATATCCTTATCTCCTTTTACCAAAGAACAGCTACTACCTCAAGAGGAAAAACTAGAAGTAGCCAGACACAAGAGCGAATTATTTATTGGTATCCCTAATGAAACCTGCTACCAAGAACGCCGTATTTGCCTTACCCCAGATGCCGTAAACTCTTTGGTAAACAACGGACACAGAGTGATGATTGAAGCTGGAGCTGGAGAAAACTCTAGCTATTCTGACAAAGAATATAGTGATGCCGGTGCAGAAGTAACCCAAGATACCCGCAAGGTTTTTGGCTGCCCAATGCTATTAAAAGTAGGCACTCCTACCCTAGCCGAAATTGAAATGATGCACAACCAAACCATTTTAATTTCGTCTATACAATTAAAAACAAAAGACAAAGCCTATTTTGAGGCATTAAGTAAGAAAAAAATTACCGCCCTAGCCTTTGAATACATAAAAGACCAAGACGGATCTTATCCCGCCGTGCGATGCTCTAGCGAGATAGCAGGCACAGCATCTATCCTAATTGCCGCAGAGTTAATGATCACCAACGAATTTGGCAAAGGACTACTCTTTGGTAACATCACCGGAGTAGCCCCCACAGAGGTAGTTATTCTTGGAGCCGGAACCGTAGGAGAATTTGCCGCCAAAACCGCCTTAGGCCTTGGCGCCACAGTAAAAGTATTTGACAATTCTATAACCAAATTGCGCAGGCTACAAAACAATCTAAACCAACGCATTTTTACCTCCACAATACAATCTAAAGCCGTACTAAAAGCCCTACGCCGTTGTGATGTAGCCATTGGCGCCATAAGAGGCAAAGAGCGCTGCCCAGTAGTTGTCTCAGAAACAATGGTAGAACACATGAAACATGGTGCCGTAATTGTAGACGTAAGCATAGACACCGGAGGCTGTTTTGAAACCTCCGAAGTGACCACCCACGAAAAACCAACCTTTATCAAAAACAACGTATTGCACTACTGCGTGCCCAACATACCTTCCAGATATTCCAAAACAGCATCCCTGTCTATCAGCAATATCCTGAGCCCCTTTATCATGAAAATTGCCGAAGATGGCGGTATCGAAAGCGCCCTCAGATGCGATTCTGGACTCAAAAACGGCGTATATATGTACCACGGAATCCTAACCAACAAAGCCATCGGAGATTGGTTTGACCTCCCAAATAACGATATTAATTTAATTGTATTTTAA